From the genome of Brevibacterium sp. JSBI002, one region includes:
- a CDS encoding 6-pyruvoyl trahydropterin synthase family protein → MFGLTVNDHVMIAHSLPDEFFGPAQGVHGATLEVSATFTRPSLDEHSVVLDIGEAMSLLDAALSPLRYANLDEHPDFTGKLSTTEAVAEYIGQRLAESLADRPEIGISIELRENPRAAITYTVPERA, encoded by the coding sequence ATGTTCGGACTCACCGTCAACGACCACGTGATGATCGCCCACAGCCTGCCCGACGAATTCTTCGGACCAGCCCAAGGCGTCCACGGTGCCACTCTCGAAGTCTCGGCGACCTTCACCCGTCCGAGCCTGGACGAGCATTCAGTCGTCCTCGACATCGGCGAAGCCATGAGCCTGCTCGACGCGGCCCTGTCCCCACTGCGCTATGCGAACCTCGACGAACACCCGGACTTCACCGGGAAGCTGAGCACGACCGAAGCCGTCGCCGAATACATCGGACAGCGCCTGGCCGAATCCCTGGCGGACCGCCCCGAGATCGGCATCAGCATCGAGCTGCGGGAGAATCCGCGCGCAGCGATCACGTACACCGTCCCGGAGCGGGCGTGA
- the ribA gene encoding GTP cyclohydrolase II → MTSTHTSTGPERLVTGPVSSLPTEHGTFAIRSFTADAVTHAVLTMGDPAGCVRPLVRVHSECLTGDALGSHRCDCGDQLDAALAAIAAEGHGMLVYMAEHEGRGIGLAAKLQAYALQDEGMDTVAANRALGLPDDARDYTAAAMILRELGCPRIRLLTSNPSKQHALEELGIEVVSRVRLPVADRPENSAYLTTKRQRMDHDVPPARDTESSRTQLPGVDMGVDTDIYAALAANEEVVAQLAQSQDGFIATRTGDACFVSGTTDRTHLHRIRAHVGAVLVGAQTVIADDPQLTVRAVPGTDPVRVVLDPHARVPVTSTVLSIGPTPTIWLIGAEAAPNADVGDHVRVVRFPPSASPQDIIDVVRGEVAGSILVEGGGRTVSSFLAAGALDRLFLTTAPVFIGDGVPGIRFEGSEVMAQALRTPFRRFELGEDMCTEYLLSPAAVAHSQLSPSVQESASVESPQPTQ, encoded by the coding sequence ATGACGTCGACGCACACCAGCACCGGCCCCGAGCGCCTCGTCACGGGCCCGGTGAGTTCGCTGCCCACGGAGCACGGGACATTCGCCATCAGGTCGTTCACTGCCGACGCAGTCACCCATGCGGTGCTGACAATGGGCGACCCGGCCGGTTGTGTCCGACCGTTGGTCCGGGTACACAGCGAATGCCTCACCGGTGATGCTCTGGGTTCGCATCGGTGCGACTGCGGGGACCAGCTCGATGCGGCGTTGGCTGCGATCGCGGCCGAGGGACACGGAATGCTCGTCTATATGGCCGAGCATGAAGGTCGCGGAATCGGCCTGGCCGCGAAGCTGCAGGCGTATGCTCTCCAGGACGAGGGCATGGACACCGTCGCCGCCAATCGTGCCCTTGGACTGCCCGACGACGCCCGTGACTACACTGCGGCGGCTATGATTCTGCGTGAGCTCGGCTGCCCGCGCATCCGGCTGCTGACCTCGAATCCGAGCAAACAGCACGCGCTCGAGGAATTGGGCATCGAGGTCGTTTCCCGGGTTCGGCTGCCCGTGGCCGACCGGCCGGAGAACAGTGCCTATCTCACCACCAAACGGCAGCGGATGGACCACGATGTCCCGCCCGCGAGGGATACGGAGTCATCGCGGACGCAGCTGCCCGGTGTCGACATGGGTGTCGATACGGACATCTACGCAGCTCTGGCCGCGAACGAGGAGGTCGTCGCCCAACTCGCACAGAGCCAGGACGGATTCATCGCCACCCGCACCGGCGACGCCTGCTTCGTCTCCGGAACCACGGATCGCACCCATCTGCACCGGATCCGAGCTCATGTGGGCGCCGTCCTCGTCGGTGCTCAGACCGTCATCGCCGATGATCCGCAGCTGACCGTCCGTGCGGTGCCCGGCACCGACCCGGTCCGCGTCGTCCTCGATCCGCACGCCCGTGTGCCGGTCACGTCGACGGTGCTGAGCATCGGTCCGACACCGACCATATGGCTGATCGGCGCCGAGGCGGCTCCCAATGCGGATGTCGGTGACCACGTCCGCGTGGTCCGTTTTCCCCCGTCGGCGTCCCCACAGGACATCATCGACGTCGTCCGTGGCGAGGTGGCTGGGTCCATCCTCGTCGAGGGCGGCGGACGTACCGTCTCATCATTTCTTGCCGCGGGTGCTCTCGACCGTCTGTTCCTCACCACCGCTCCGGTGTTCATCGGCGATGGTGTGCCGGGCATCCGTTTCGAAGGGTCCGAGGTGATGGCGCAGGCTCTGCGGACGCCGTTCCGTCGGTTCGAACTCGGCGAGGATATGTGTACCGAATACCTGCTCAGTCCGGCTGCGGTTGCTCATTCGCAGCTGAGCCCGAGTGTGCAGGAGTCCGCTTCCGTCGAGTCCCCGCAGCCCACACAGTGA
- a CDS encoding fructosamine kinase family protein, whose amino-acid sequence MTDFLKLRKSAPDGFFAAEAAGLRWLAEPGVVPVVDVIEHGADFLQLRRLDEVGPSAEAAAAFGRDLARLHDAGAPGFGWSPAPQSFFGPLDNPFEVPAESVGDFTDYWVEQRLRPLISTVAGDLTGEDRATVASAIDAIASGVFAGICGEDEEAPARVHGDLWAGNLMWTPDGVTLIDPAAHGGHRLEDLALLGLFGTSYLDEIYSGYEQEHPMPDGWRDDLPVHSFFALLAHIRLFGRGFLGQTVRAARSIIARAEQLDR is encoded by the coding sequence ATGACTGATTTCCTCAAACTGCGGAAGTCCGCCCCGGACGGCTTCTTCGCCGCCGAGGCCGCGGGGCTGAGATGGTTGGCCGAACCGGGTGTGGTCCCTGTCGTCGACGTCATCGAACATGGCGCGGATTTTCTGCAGCTGCGCCGTCTCGACGAGGTGGGTCCCTCCGCCGAGGCGGCCGCCGCCTTCGGTCGCGACCTGGCCCGGCTTCACGATGCGGGTGCTCCCGGTTTCGGTTGGTCACCGGCTCCGCAGTCGTTCTTCGGGCCCCTCGACAATCCCTTCGAGGTGCCCGCCGAGTCCGTCGGCGACTTCACTGACTATTGGGTCGAGCAGCGCCTGCGTCCTCTGATCTCGACGGTTGCCGGGGATCTCACGGGTGAGGATCGGGCTACGGTCGCCTCGGCGATCGATGCGATCGCGTCCGGAGTTTTCGCCGGGATCTGCGGCGAGGACGAGGAGGCCCCGGCACGCGTTCACGGAGATCTGTGGGCGGGAAATCTCATGTGGACGCCGGACGGGGTCACTCTCATCGATCCGGCCGCGCACGGCGGTCACCGTTTGGAGGATCTGGCCCTGCTCGGTCTCTTCGGGACCTCGTATCTCGACGAGATCTATTCCGGTTACGAACAGGAACATCCGATGCCGGACGGTTGGCGGGATGACCTGCCGGTTCACAGCTTCTTCGCTCTGCTCGCGCATATCCGTCTGTTCGGTCGTGGGTTCCTCGGGCAGACGGTCCGTGCCGCCCGGTCGATCATCGCCCGGGCGGAACAGCTGGACCGGTAA
- a CDS encoding response regulator transcription factor translates to MNQAAPIRVMVVDDDPMVITGIRGILQAADGVDVVASALSGEESVEKASLHFPDVVLMDIQMPGIGGIEATQRLLNSVRPPKVVSLTSMSSDDHLFKALEAGAAGYLLKNIGPVELAAAIRRVHAGEPILSPQSMRQVISKVRSNSDHRLQREAVELLSGLTDRERQIAGLVSDGLSNQEIAEETFMSLATVKTHLNRINVKLDTNNRVRIATMVVRARGH, encoded by the coding sequence ATGAACCAAGCCGCCCCGATCCGAGTCATGGTCGTCGATGACGATCCCATGGTCATCACCGGGATCAGGGGGATCCTCCAGGCCGCCGACGGCGTCGACGTCGTCGCCTCGGCGTTGAGCGGGGAAGAGTCCGTTGAGAAGGCGTCTCTGCATTTTCCCGATGTCGTGCTCATGGATATCCAGATGCCGGGAATCGGCGGGATCGAAGCCACTCAGCGTCTGCTCAACAGTGTACGACCGCCGAAGGTGGTGTCTCTGACGAGCATGAGCAGCGACGATCACCTCTTCAAGGCACTCGAGGCCGGAGCCGCCGGATACCTGCTCAAGAACATCGGCCCTGTGGAACTCGCCGCCGCGATCCGCAGGGTTCACGCCGGTGAGCCCATTCTCTCCCCGCAGTCGATGCGGCAGGTCATCTCCAAGGTCAGATCGAACTCAGACCATCGACTGCAGAGGGAGGCCGTTGAACTGCTGTCCGGACTCACAGACCGCGAGCGGCAGATCGCCGGGCTCGTGTCCGATGGTCTGTCCAATCAGGAGATCGCCGAGGAGACGTTCATGAGTCTGGCTACGGTCAAGACTCACCTCAACCGGATCAACGTCAAACTGGACACGAACAATCGCGTGCGCATCGCCACGATGGTCGTTCGCGCCCGCGGGCACTGA
- a CDS encoding zinc-dependent alcohol dehydrogenase — protein MAWQYWTEAARQGGWREVPTPHADPDSGSELRIITTASAVSKGTESLVHTGRIPARVEDLMRAPHQLGDFPFPVSYGYLGVGVVDEGPRDWIGARVFGLLPHHSHHIVTTEDVHLIPDDIDDHRALLAGAVETGLNILWQQPPRFADRVAVIGAGMIGTSTALLASRMPLDRLEIVETDPHRRALLADLGLTTVAPDDASSDCDLVINTSGNQAGLARGLEITGDDGTVIEASWYGSDSPSVPLGADFHARRLSIIASQVGEVAAGHRARRTRTQRMRAALTALNDDRFDSLITGVSDWTELPTVMDELSGGDGPARSALCHVIDYTGAHAD, from the coding sequence ATGGCTTGGCAGTACTGGACGGAAGCCGCCCGGCAAGGGGGCTGGCGTGAAGTTCCCACCCCGCACGCGGACCCTGACTCAGGGAGCGAGCTGCGGATCATCACCACCGCCTCGGCGGTGTCGAAGGGCACCGAATCACTCGTCCACACCGGCCGCATCCCCGCTCGCGTCGAAGACTTGATGCGGGCTCCTCACCAGCTCGGGGACTTCCCGTTCCCAGTGTCGTACGGCTACCTCGGCGTCGGCGTCGTCGACGAAGGACCGCGTGACTGGATCGGCGCTCGGGTCTTCGGCCTACTGCCCCATCACTCCCACCACATTGTGACCACCGAGGATGTCCACCTCATTCCCGATGACATCGACGACCACAGGGCGCTGTTGGCCGGCGCCGTCGAAACCGGTCTCAACATCCTCTGGCAGCAGCCGCCGCGCTTCGCCGACCGCGTCGCCGTCATCGGTGCGGGCATGATCGGCACATCCACCGCGCTGCTGGCCTCCCGGATGCCGCTCGACCGACTCGAAATCGTCGAGACCGACCCGCACAGGCGCGCACTGCTGGCCGACCTCGGCCTCACCACGGTCGCACCGGACGATGCCTCCTCCGACTGCGACCTCGTCATCAACACCTCCGGGAACCAGGCCGGACTGGCCCGCGGACTCGAGATCACCGGCGACGACGGCACCGTGATCGAAGCATCCTGGTACGGCAGCGACAGCCCCAGCGTGCCGCTCGGCGCAGACTTCCACGCCCGCCGGCTGAGCATCATCGCCTCACAGGTCGGCGAGGTCGCCGCCGGACATCGAGCGCGCCGCACCCGCACCCAACGGATGCGCGCGGCCCTGACAGCCTTGAACGATGACCGCTTCGATTCCCTGATCACCGGAGTCTCCGACTGGACGGAGCTGCCGACGGTCATGGACGAACTCAGCGGCGGTGACGGCCCTGCCCGCTCCGCACTCTGTCATGTCATCGACTACACGGGCGCCCACGCCGACTGA
- a CDS encoding glycosyltransferase family 4 protein produces MSLHLIEPDLGRISGGAAFNRAVAEAAGPRIVLHSVPGSWDEPGPAESAAVNNLLAAVTGPVLLDGLIATALPEVMTDPGDTNRTEQGSPILLIHCLADSDDRAACDRERQVVSAAPAVITTSRFTAAGLESRYGIRAEAAVPGNPARPQSSGGGGGHFVCIGAIEENKGQLLIAEALTELIGGETTQSDVRKQDDAAAERLWRVTFAGPLVDADYGRRLQAACQELPAGRADVVGELSPAEIDALYSNADLLLLPSRSEAYGMVVAEAAAGGISAFVTVGTGAEEPLGAGLGLPRTVGAWAQALHRWLTDVEFRTELDESARRNRPNAVRSWTDTADTVLRIAADHSRPAAPASSVEQQESSVVADNKQRSNS; encoded by the coding sequence GTGAGCCTTCACCTCATCGAACCCGATCTCGGCCGCATCAGCGGGGGAGCGGCATTCAACCGGGCAGTCGCCGAGGCGGCCGGTCCCCGGATCGTGCTCCATTCGGTGCCCGGTTCCTGGGATGAACCGGGACCAGCCGAGTCAGCGGCTGTGAATAATCTCCTGGCCGCAGTGACCGGACCCGTCCTCCTCGATGGGCTCATCGCCACTGCGCTGCCCGAGGTGATGACCGATCCTGGAGACACGAACCGCACCGAGCAGGGTTCGCCCATCCTGCTTATCCATTGCCTGGCAGACAGTGACGACAGAGCCGCCTGCGACCGCGAACGACAGGTCGTCAGTGCCGCACCCGCCGTCATCACCACGAGTCGGTTCACCGCCGCAGGATTGGAATCTCGGTACGGGATCCGCGCCGAGGCGGCCGTGCCCGGAAACCCTGCACGCCCACAGAGCTCTGGCGGCGGCGGAGGCCATTTCGTGTGTATCGGCGCCATCGAGGAGAACAAAGGACAGCTGCTCATCGCCGAAGCCCTGACAGAGCTGATTGGCGGAGAAACAACACAATCCGATGTCCGCAAACAGGATGATGCGGCTGCAGAACGGCTGTGGCGGGTCACCTTCGCCGGCCCGCTTGTGGACGCAGATTACGGCCGCCGGCTGCAGGCGGCGTGCCAAGAGTTGCCTGCGGGCAGAGCCGACGTCGTCGGAGAACTCAGCCCCGCCGAGATCGACGCCTTGTACAGCAACGCCGACTTGCTGCTTCTGCCCTCACGCTCGGAGGCCTATGGGATGGTCGTCGCGGAGGCGGCCGCCGGCGGGATCTCCGCCTTCGTCACTGTCGGAACCGGAGCCGAAGAGCCTCTGGGTGCCGGACTCGGCTTGCCCCGCACCGTCGGCGCGTGGGCACAGGCACTGCACCGCTGGCTGACCGACGTTGAGTTCCGCACCGAACTGGACGAATCGGCCCGCCGGAATCGTCCCAACGCCGTACGCTCGTGGACTGACACCGCCGACACGGTTCTGCGCATCGCCGCCGACCATTCCCGCCCGGCCGCACCGGCTTCCTCGGTCGAACAGCAGGAATCGTCAGTTGTGGCGGACAACAAGCAGAGGAGCAACTCGTGA
- a CDS encoding formylglycine-generating enzyme family protein, with product MTKNGDHSAAGAQNGHSCCAPATTRAEATDSHPMTVAAGPAVNSESSPEFSFDFVTAGGPFDMGDPFGDGHPADGEGPRHRVDLTEFEIATTSVTNDDFARFVADTGFVTTAERLGTSAVFAMLLETNPGARAHVLGQAPGVPWWVEVSGANWAAPEGPGSTIDDRRDHPVVHISWDDAQAYCAWSGTRLPSEAEWELAARGGLKGRRYPWDNRLLIDGEWNCNIWQGEFPTANTLDDGFIGTAPARHFAPNGLGLFNTVGNVWEWCADWFARDYYQRSPQSDPRGPDTGDKRIMRGGSFLCHDSYCNRYRVAARSSNTPDSSASNIGFRVVGGAL from the coding sequence GTGACGAAGAACGGAGACCACAGCGCCGCAGGAGCGCAGAACGGCCATTCGTGCTGCGCCCCGGCGACCACCCGCGCCGAGGCGACCGACAGCCATCCGATGACCGTTGCAGCTGGTCCTGCCGTGAATTCCGAGTCGAGCCCCGAGTTCAGCTTCGACTTCGTCACAGCCGGCGGACCCTTCGATATGGGCGATCCCTTCGGCGACGGGCATCCTGCCGATGGTGAGGGACCACGTCACCGGGTCGACCTCACCGAATTCGAGATCGCGACGACGAGCGTGACGAACGACGATTTCGCCCGGTTCGTCGCTGATACCGGCTTCGTCACAACGGCAGAACGTTTGGGAACCTCGGCGGTGTTCGCCATGCTCCTGGAGACCAATCCGGGGGCGCGGGCTCATGTTCTCGGCCAGGCTCCGGGCGTGCCCTGGTGGGTCGAAGTCTCCGGGGCGAACTGGGCCGCACCAGAAGGGCCCGGATCCACCATCGATGACCGGAGAGACCATCCCGTCGTCCACATCAGCTGGGACGATGCCCAGGCCTATTGCGCTTGGTCCGGTACACGGCTGCCGAGCGAGGCCGAATGGGAGCTCGCCGCTCGCGGTGGTCTCAAAGGCCGCCGTTATCCGTGGGACAACCGGCTGCTGATCGACGGGGAATGGAACTGCAATATCTGGCAGGGCGAATTCCCGACTGCGAACACCCTCGACGACGGGTTCATCGGGACCGCACCGGCCCGACACTTCGCTCCTAACGGTCTGGGCCTGTTCAACACCGTCGGCAATGTGTGGGAATGGTGCGCCGACTGGTTCGCTCGCGACTACTACCAGCGTTCCCCGCAGTCCGATCCGCGCGGCCCCGATACCGGAGATAAGCGGATCATGCGCGGAGGATCGTTCCTGTGCCACGACTCCTACTGCAACCGCTATCGGGTGGCCGCCCGATCCTCGAACACACCTGATTCCTCGGCCTCGAACATCGGCTTCAGAGTCGTCGGCGGAGCACTCTAA
- a CDS encoding lysylphosphatidylglycerol synthase transmembrane domain-containing protein, whose protein sequence is MTWAKRALMLAITVALLALTVRVVGAQALVDGWQVLNVWTVLAALGCGFIMTGAQALRWTLLLAHRGTTITWSRALADCYSSSLLNMVLPGGLGGDAARVAVYRHTGAKKWLSPLVAVGAERLSTTTLLFATASFTLIGVSGRLALMAAAVSIATLVVSEWGMRGMDWRHTLTIWLSSALGMAALFVLFLIAMAALGGPVVPVLAVVGLAAMSIPIGVGGWGVRELSVSLIAAGISVSMDTAVTASTGYGLLAVISTLPGIVTVWAAGTRRKRTPAHSGSAANEQPQPD, encoded by the coding sequence ATGACCTGGGCGAAGAGGGCCCTCATGCTCGCAATCACCGTCGCGCTGCTGGCGCTGACGGTGAGAGTCGTCGGCGCTCAAGCACTCGTCGACGGATGGCAGGTCCTCAACGTCTGGACGGTCCTGGCCGCACTCGGCTGCGGATTCATCATGACCGGCGCCCAAGCTCTGCGCTGGACGCTGCTGCTCGCACACAGAGGCACGACCATCACGTGGTCACGGGCCCTCGCCGACTGCTATTCCTCGTCGCTGCTCAACATGGTCCTGCCCGGCGGACTCGGCGGAGATGCCGCCCGAGTCGCCGTCTACCGGCACACCGGAGCGAAGAAGTGGCTGTCACCTCTGGTTGCCGTCGGCGCCGAACGACTGAGTACGACGACGTTGCTCTTCGCCACCGCCTCCTTCACCCTCATCGGAGTCTCCGGCCGGCTGGCACTCATGGCCGCCGCCGTTTCTATTGCGACCCTGGTCGTCTCCGAGTGGGGCATGCGGGGAATGGACTGGCGGCACACTCTCACCATCTGGTTGTCCTCGGCCCTGGGAATGGCAGCTCTCTTCGTACTCTTCCTCATCGCCATGGCGGCACTCGGGGGACCCGTCGTGCCGGTGCTCGCGGTCGTCGGACTCGCCGCGATGAGCATCCCGATCGGCGTCGGCGGATGGGGTGTGCGCGAACTCAGCGTCAGCCTCATCGCAGCCGGAATCTCCGTGTCGATGGACACCGCAGTGACAGCCTCGACCGGCTACGGCCTGCTCGCGGTGATCTCTACGCTGCCCGGAATCGTCACTGTGTGGGCTGCGGGGACTCGACGGAAGCGGACTCCTGCACACTCGGGCTCAGCTGCGAATGAGCAACCGCAGCCGGACTGA
- a CDS encoding sensor histidine kinase, translating into MISLHTGALEVGAQTDPEVASTASALREEARASLEDLRHLVGGVRNGDLAGPQPGQENSSPPSRATMAAIPELISSVASTGTVIRPLIVIQDVDSCPPALDRAAYRIVQEALTNAMKHAPNLPVTVDIAVSAARGIQISVSNQLPSPPGPVGVPPRPRYAPGPGREAGAGAPDHGPGPAGHRRGPQDAQLGSTGSGSGLVGIRERTEMFGGEASIGVFGNEFRVQVCFRSLSPRT; encoded by the coding sequence GTGATCTCGCTGCACACCGGCGCCCTTGAGGTCGGAGCACAGACCGACCCCGAGGTCGCTTCGACGGCGTCAGCCCTGCGGGAGGAAGCCCGCGCGTCACTGGAGGATCTGCGTCATCTGGTGGGTGGTGTGAGGAACGGCGATCTGGCTGGTCCGCAGCCGGGGCAGGAGAATTCTTCCCCTCCGAGCCGCGCGACGATGGCTGCGATTCCCGAGCTCATCTCCTCCGTGGCGTCCACCGGCACGGTCATCCGTCCGCTCATCGTCATCCAGGACGTGGACTCGTGCCCGCCTGCGCTCGACCGTGCGGCCTATCGCATTGTTCAGGAGGCGCTGACGAACGCGATGAAACATGCGCCGAATCTGCCGGTGACGGTGGACATCGCAGTCTCGGCGGCCCGCGGTATCCAGATCTCGGTGAGCAATCAGCTGCCCAGCCCTCCAGGCCCAGTCGGTGTTCCGCCGCGCCCACGATATGCGCCGGGACCGGGACGAGAAGCCGGTGCCGGCGCGCCCGATCACGGACCGGGACCGGCCGGTCACCGCCGGGGTCCGCAGGACGCTCAGTTGGGATCGACCGGATCGGGATCCGGTCTGGTCGGCATCCGCGAGCGCACCGAGATGTTCGGCGGCGAAGCGTCGATCGGGGTGTTCGGCAATGAGTTCCGTGTGCAGGTGTGCTTTCGGTCCCTCTCACCCCGGACCTGA
- a CDS encoding DUF4352 domain-containing protein → MSHPRNPQNTPQQPQSPQPQWSPQHQPPHNTQHQPPYNAQQPQNFDSQQWAPAQNPPAYGAGGYPQQPYGQKPPKQKKPLLKRWWFWLLAVIVIIAIASAIGGGGDDTSTSEGGSADAQQSGESAKKEAGDKPADKPAEEATYGIGDTVASDDWEITVAKVEDGVSQVGDEFLNAQAQGQFVQIRLSVKNTGSEPNFFFEDDIKLGDDSGNTYSADSEAGIYAAEDNILFLEEINPGNTAEGILVFDVPEDVDPNKLTFAGGLFSDPVEISLK, encoded by the coding sequence ATGTCCCACCCGCGGAACCCCCAGAACACCCCGCAACAGCCGCAGTCTCCACAGCCCCAATGGTCCCCGCAGCACCAGCCCCCTCACAACACCCAGCACCAGCCCCCTTACAACGCCCAGCAGCCCCAGAACTTCGACTCCCAACAGTGGGCACCCGCGCAGAACCCGCCGGCCTACGGAGCCGGGGGATACCCGCAGCAACCCTATGGTCAGAAACCGCCGAAGCAGAAGAAGCCGCTGCTCAAGCGCTGGTGGTTCTGGCTACTCGCCGTCATCGTCATCATTGCCATCGCCAGCGCGATCGGAGGTGGGGGAGATGACACGAGCACCTCGGAGGGCGGCTCGGCCGATGCTCAGCAGTCGGGGGAGTCCGCGAAGAAGGAAGCCGGCGACAAGCCTGCCGACAAACCTGCCGAAGAAGCAACGTATGGAATCGGAGACACGGTGGCCTCTGATGACTGGGAGATCACCGTCGCAAAGGTCGAAGACGGAGTCTCACAGGTCGGCGACGAATTCCTCAACGCCCAAGCTCAGGGACAGTTCGTCCAGATCCGACTGTCGGTGAAGAACACCGGATCGGAGCCGAACTTCTTCTTCGAAGACGACATCAAACTCGGTGATGATTCCGGCAATACCTACTCTGCCGACTCAGAGGCCGGAATCTACGCGGCCGAGGACAACATCCTCTTCCTCGAAGAGATCAATCCCGGAAACACAGCCGAAGGCATCCTCGTCTTCGACGTGCCCGAAGACGTCGACCCGAACAAGCTGACCTTCGCCGGCGGACTGTTCTCCGACCCGGTGGAGATCTCCCTGAAGTGA
- a CDS encoding CDP-alcohol phosphatidyltransferase family protein has translation MTQPRTDAAGTVGGTGTGSGDAGVDTGIGTWTGLLNGAVRSGTVAASLLAASAIVSVILNPALVTVLAVVVVAAIGVGPRLRRGRPWTPADTVTACRLGLVIVCTCLIIHSQPGLTWAAVIVGSLALALDGLDGFVARRTQVTEAGAGFDETVDAVFILILALALVPLWGWWTALPGLYYYVFRFITAFRPQWQQKLPFSQMRKVVAASQGILLITAASPLAQAHEWIGFGAAGLALAALTWSFGRDIIWLERHAR, from the coding sequence GTGACCCAGCCACGGACCGACGCCGCCGGCACAGTCGGCGGCACAGGCACCGGCTCCGGCGATGCCGGAGTCGATACCGGAATCGGTACCTGGACCGGGCTGCTCAACGGCGCCGTACGCAGCGGAACCGTGGCAGCGTCTCTTCTGGCCGCCTCGGCGATCGTCTCCGTGATCCTCAACCCTGCACTGGTGACGGTGCTCGCTGTCGTCGTGGTCGCGGCGATCGGCGTCGGACCGCGCCTGCGCCGGGGTCGGCCGTGGACGCCGGCCGATACGGTGACGGCCTGCCGACTGGGCCTGGTCATCGTCTGCACCTGCCTGATCATCCACTCGCAGCCGGGCCTGACGTGGGCCGCCGTGATCGTCGGTTCACTCGCTCTCGCCCTCGACGGACTCGACGGATTCGTGGCCCGCCGCACCCAGGTCACCGAGGCAGGAGCCGGGTTCGACGAGACGGTCGATGCCGTGTTCATCCTCATCCTCGCGCTCGCGCTCGTCCCGTTGTGGGGGTGGTGGACGGCATTGCCGGGCCTGTACTACTACGTCTTCCGCTTCATCACGGCGTTCCGTCCCCAGTGGCAGCAGAAGTTGCCGTTCTCGCAGATGCGCAAGGTGGTAGCCGCATCGCAGGGCATCCTCCTCATCACTGCCGCCTCTCCCCTGGCCCAAGCTCACGAATGGATCGGCTTCGGTGCGGCCGGACTGGCTCTGGCCGCGCTCACCTGGTCGTTCGGCCGCGATATCATCTGGCTCGAGCGACATGCACGGTGA